GACAGGAGGGAAAATAGTTTCAAGGGTTGTGACAAGCGCTCGGGAAGGAGTTGCGCCGACGCCCTCCAGCGGGCGATGATTTACCTCAAGCGTCGCTTTGTCTGGGAGTTCCTCACGGAGGCGGACTTCTATAGGGCCGGAGCAGCTTGCGAGGACGGCATTTGATCCTATGAGGCATGTGTTCAGCAGTCTGTGGAGGAACTACAGAAGGAGAGACATACCAAAAGCAAAGCGAGCTGAGCCGTCTGCGCGATCGAGTTCACCAATGGACAAGTGCAAAGGCCTAATCTGGGCGGGTGTTCTGCCGTCGGGGCGTCTGCTGGGGCCTGCGGTGGCCATGGTTGTGCAAGTTCAATAGTTGCTCGTTCCAAAGAATAATTGAGTAAATAATCATAAATACCCCCGCTCCTTATTCAACCGGCCACTTTAGTTTCCATGACGTCATAACAGATGCATCTCCCATTTCTACACGTTAACTATTATTAGCCGCACCCTTTTgaccttcccttcctcaacaagtAGTTATTCAGCCGAGCAGACAACCGTATTTGCCATGGACCCCATATCAGACCCTCCAACTCAGAGATCTTCTCGTCCTGTCCATGCTCTTCCTGAAGAGCTGGGTAAACCACTCGAGGACTCGCTCGATCATATCGTATCCAACTCGAAAGCCGTCAGGGGCGATCAAAAAGATCAACTTGCTCGTAGGCAAACATCTGGCATACATGAATTGCGAGGAAATTCCTAATATATTGTAAAGCCAGCCAGCTGAGAGCGGACGCCGTTCATTCCCATGGCCCCGAGGCTAAACATTGGATagcaagcttcttctcctccgaGGAAACTCTAGATCATGTAAGTCCGGTCAAGTACATACGCCTGATTTAATGCAGCTCTGATATCGTTGATGTATTTATTCAGCTGTTTGCCATGGAACACATGGGTAACTttgcttcccttttccctctaAATTTCTATCAATCTAACATAGCATCGCTAGGTAATTATGTGATTGATCGTATGACTGGGAAGAAATCCTTTGAAACAATGCCAATCTGTAAGCCCTCACAACGACCGTATGCTCAAGCAAGCTGCACATAGTAACGAAGTACAGATGTTCGCATTGGTATGCATCTCCTGTTTGTTTCAGGTGTGAGCCTTGTCCAACACGCAATACATAGCTGCCAATACTGATTACTTTTAGAACAGCTACATGTCATATTCATCTGTAGAAAAGCTTTTGCGAGAAGAGTCAATCAAACGTGAGTCTGGGCCATAATCTAACATGCGGTTTATCTGCATATACTGAATACTAAGCAGAGGGGCAGACGTATGATCAGACTGGACCTGACGTGGAGGAACATATAAAATCATTCATTAAAACGTATGACCTACCTCTTGGCGAGCTCTTGGTAAAAGATTTGAGCCAGTACCCAGTAAGTCATTTTGGGCTCAGCTTGGGTGATGGTAACAAATGAACCAGACCTTCAATTCGTTCTTTTCCCGTCGTTTGCTCCCCACCGCGCGACCGATCACCTCGGTGGGAGACCCAACCATCATTGTGTCAGCTGCAGACTGTCGGTTGACAGTGTACCAGACAGTCGACCAAGCTAAAGAGTTCTGGTAGGTAATTTGAGTGCAAAAAGTGGTCTTGCTAGCTTATGATTTATAACCTGGTAAAAGGATTAAGGGGCAGCAATTCACGCTTCCAAACCTCTTGATTGGGAACGACGTCGCAGATACGAGATTCAAAGCAATTCAGGAGGATAATGCAGCCGCTCTTGCAATCCACAGGCTCGCCCCACAAGACTACCATAGGTTCCATTCACCCGTGGAAGGTGTAATTGGTGCTATCAAAGATATCGATGGTGCGTTTTCAGCTTAGTCACTTACGGGAAGAAGTTAATGGCGGATCATTCTAGGAGAGCTGTACAGTAAGTTGGCTAAATTTTAGGCTACTTCGTGTGGCATGACctaattttttttttttaaaaaaaaagctgTGAACCCTCAAGCTATCAATGAAAGTATGTTCGGGCCTTGCGCGTTTGACTCTTAGATGATCTGTTGATCCCAGAGATTTAGATCTCAATGTCTTCACTATGAACAAGCGTTCTATCATGCTTATCCATGCCAACCTTGGATCCGGTCGAGAAAGTGTTCCCATTGCGTTTGTCGCTATAGGCGGTATGTCCCATCCACATTTGTTTGTTATCCTCAGTATCCATACTGAAACATGGTTTGCGCTTTAGCAATGCTTGTTGGCTCCATCGGATGGTCCAAAAAACCAGGTGATAAGGTTTGCAAAGGCGAAGAGCTGGGCTGGTTTCAGTATGGCGggtccaccaccatcacaGTCTTTCCTAAATCGGCGGGAATAGAATTTGATAGCGATCTAGTTGAAAACAGCAAGAAACAAATGGAGACCCTAGTAAGGGTTGGAATGGAAATTGGGAAATGTAGCAACGCAGTTAAATAGAGAAATAAATAGTTTGAACAAAGTTACAACGCGTACAACAATATCGCACAAATGCGTTTACTCTGCAAACTATTAGTATCTGGTTGAGGCCTTAAAGCAAACGCGCCTACTTAGGAAAGCCAAGCCACCTCATTTAtttgctcttgcccttaCCCTTGGCTTTACCATCCTTGCCCTCACCGCTGTTAGGAACCAAATCAGCATATGGTCAGAAGCCCATGCAGCTCGACTTACTTCTCGAGTTCTCCAACATTGCGCATGATAGAGAGCTTACCCACAGAGGCAGCTTGTACCATCTGCTTCTCAATAGAATTGTTGATTTTGCTTGAAAGTTGCTGCATTATTGTTCAGCAATGATCTCTACCTTGGGTATTCTTCTGTTGTCTGTGGAGACGCAAACGACGCAAATTTACCTTTTTCTGGGACCTCTCCAGTACCCTTTGCCTATCCTTCGGCGCAACCTCACGCTTCCCGGGTTTGGTCTTCCCGgtattcttcctctgggATCCACCTGACTTCCCCTTCGCTTTGATCGATTTCCCTGCTCCTTGGGCCATGGTTATTGAAGATGTTATTGTTGTTGGTCAAGCAGGGGCTTCGTTATTATCGACTTTGGAATATTTTTGCTTGATGCGGCGAGCGGGATTGGCTCCGTGAACTTCTTCCACGTCATAAGGTTCGAAGGGGGTGACATGTCACTTCTTTTGAGAACAAAAAGGGCCTCCGTCACTGCAACGAACGACATCGCCAACCACGTTCTCCCATCCGTCCGTCCCGTCAGACGGCAATTGTGAAGATCTTCGACTGGTTATCATATCTAGATATTATAGATCTGGGACTTTCTAGCATCAGGAACTCAAGTATGACTCGCTCTCCTGTTGCCCTTCTGGACGGAGTCATATCTCAACTCGCCCACCTAGCAGATAATCGTGCGATCGATTATCGGTTTATTGTTATTCTTTCCACTTGGCTACAGACGGCATTTGAAGTGTATATTCTGTAAGTTTGAGGCTTTCTGTGCTGTATATTTTCTCAAGTTGACTGATGTGGAAATTAGGCGTCGTCAGCTTCCGTGTTATGACAGaccagctcctcctccggCCCTTAAGGCTCACCTTGATGGCGATACATTCCGGAAAGCTCAAACCTATAGTCGGGATAAAACGAGATTTCAACTCCTTCAACTCGTGTTTAATCAACTCCTCGCCTGGATTATGATCAAATCAGGAGCATATTCCAGATTGTGGGACGTGGCAGGCAGATTCACCAGTCTACTTGGTCTCGGTCCCAACTGGATTGTGCGTGTACTTATCATGGAAGGCCACTATTAAGTGGTATAATTCACCGCTAACGAGGTGATAGATTGTGCGGTCTCTGGCCTGGATTACAATCCTCACCCTCTCTACCGCTGCCCCCGGCCTCCCTATGTCGTATTACCAGACCTTTGTGCTCGAGGAAAAGCATGGTTTCAACAAATCAACGAGGGCTCTCTGGGTGGCTGATACCTTGAAAACTTATTTTCTGGTTGCCCTCTTAGGTCTCCCTGTCTTGGCTGGATTCCTCAAAATTATCGAGCTCTCTGGAAAGAGTTTTGTGCCCTGGTTGATGTTGTTCCTGTAAGTTGGGCCCTAGCAAGAgtcgatgatggtgattaACATCATTGCAGGGTCTGTGTGCAGTTGACCCTCCAAGTCATTTACCCCACATTTAGTGAGTATATCTAATGTGTACGAAGCACTTGCCGCTAAAATCTTGCGTTAGTCCAACCATTGTTCAACAAGCTAGATCCTCTTCCTGAGGGTGAGCTCCGTACCAAGGTCGAAGCCCTCGCGAACCAACTGGGATTCCCTCTGAAACATTTATATGTTATTGACGGCAGCAAGCGGAGCTCACATTCCAATGCGTaagccaaaaaaaaacggCCAGAATTCATTTAACTGACGCGTAAATATTCTGGCTTAGTTACTTTTACGGTCTTCCGTGGTCCAAACACATCGTTATTTATGATACACTGATCAAGGACAGCACTACGGATGAGGTCGTCGCCGTGCTCGGTAAGCCACTTATTGGGTGTCATATATATTGTTATTAATAGTTATCCCCCAAGGCCACGAACTTGGCCACTGGTATTACTGTGAgtgtttctttttctatATGCCTTCTACAGTCTCTTACTCTTCCACAGCTCATCCCACCAAACTTCTCTTTGGTACTCAaatccacctcttcctcactcttctcgtcttctccgTGTTCATCAACAATCAGTCTCTGTATGCCGCCTTTGGTTTCAACCCCGAGTTGGCCATTGCTGCCCCTCAGCCATTCTGCATTGGTTTTGTCCTTTTCCAACTCGTTTGGGAACCTACCGACGCATTTGTTAAGTTTTTGATGCATGCTCAGACCAGGAAGTATGAGTATCAGGCTGGTGAGAGACTCTCCATGGTTGCTCGCCTGATGGGACGCTGATGCTTTTGTAGACGAGTTCGCGGTCAATCTTGGCAAAAAGCCGGACCTTGCCTCAGCGTTGATCAAGCTACATGTCACCAATTTGTCTTCCCCCCACAGCGACTGGCTGTACTCCATGTATCACCACTCTCATCCAACACTCCCTGAGAGGCTCTCTGCGATGGAAAGATTTGAGAGTAATAAGGGAAAGGtggagggaaaaaaggacCTCTAAAAAGGGACTCGGTTGCATATGTCGATGTTCATAGAAATTATTCCTAAAGTTCAGTAAATTACGCGATGTATATGGCGAGAGCGGATGTGAACCATCGATGCACAACCTCATCTGCTGCCGTTTTCAGCGACATACGAGACTTGTCGATTATTACATAGCATAGATTACGAGTATTGACTATTTCATTTGTTGTAACATCAGCGGTGAGTAGCGACGCGGTGTGGgacatcttcatcaccgCGCGCGCAGAGAACCTCGTTGAACCATTTATCGTGTTGAGTCCAAAGCAGTCCATCGCATTCCCAGGCAACAcgcttctcctcctcctcctccatgcCCCCGGGGATACGCAGCGATGAACTATAaccccctccatctcctgGCCCTTCCTCCGACAGCCCTCGATCCCAAACCCATTCCTACATCCCTCACTCTCGATCCCTTTTCCGACGTCCTCTGGGTCGGCACATCCTGCGGAATCGTTTCTGCACTATGCTCTCCTCTGACTCTTACTAGGAATGTACACTTTCCCGCCCATGGATGCAAGGCTGGAGGCGGAGGGTTTAGCCAGCAAGGTGTGAGTGCCGTGCGGGAAGTGAGAGTGACAGACAGAGATGTTTGGACTTTAACAGAAGGCGGTATCGGAGGAcgaaagagaggaggggCACCCAAGTGGACAGTTAGGTGCGCATTACATTGACTTGCATGAACATCGATCATCTACTAACTACTGCACAGTGATGTGACGCGCTCCCTTCGAACGATGTCTCCGAACCCCACCAACTCTCACGAACTCATCACTGGCGGTGCCGGCTCActcctcctcgccaacACTGCCCGGGGTGAAGTGGTGAGGAGCATAGAGAACTCTAGCCCTGTAGTCAAACTTGCACCGCTGCATCGGACCGTCTTGGCCGCGGGCTTGTCTGGTCAGGTAACCGTGCTTGACCCTAGAACAGGCTTCAAAGCTGCGCAGAATATAAGTTCAGTACAGGCCCACACTGGTGGATTGAGTGGAGCGGATGTTCAAGGGAATATTGTCGCCACTTGGGGTTGGACACACATGTACGTATTATTAGATCAACAAGGTCAATACTAATCGTCATTCTCAGGCAAGGGCATCCCCTACCCGACCCTCTGATTCGCCTGTACGACGTCCGAGCTCTGCGACCTCTTCCCCCTATCTCCTTCCCA
The window above is part of the Cryptococcus tetragattii IND107 chromosome 10, whole genome shotgun sequence genome. Proteins encoded here:
- a CDS encoding phosphatidylserine decarboxylase, whose protein sequence is MDPISDPPTQRSSRPVHALPEELGKPLEDSLDHIVSNSKAVRGDQKDQLAPSQLRADAVHSHGPEAKHWIASFFSSEETLDHLFAMEHMGNYVIDRMTGKKSFETMPIYVRIGMHLLFVSGNSYMSYSSVEKLLREESIKQGQTYDQTGPDVEEHIKSFIKTYDLPLGELLVKDLSQYPTFNSFFSRRLLPTARPITSVGDPTIIVSAADCRLTVYQTVDQAKEFWIKGQQFTLPNLLIGNDVADTRFKAIQEDNAAALAIHRLAPQDYHRFHSPVEGVIGAIKDIDGELYTVNPQAINENLNVFTMNKRSIMLIHANLGSGRESVPIAFVAIGAMLVGSIGWSKKPGDKVCKGEELGWFQYGGSTTITVFPKSAGIEFDSDLVENSKKQMETLVRVGMEIGKCSNAVK
- a CDS encoding UPF0390 protein, whose product is MAQGAGKSIKAKGKSGGSQRKNTGKTKPGKREVAPKDRQRVLERSQKKQLSSKINNSIEKQMVQAASVGKLSIMRNVGELENGEGKDGKAKGKGKSK